A genomic window from Solanum stenotomum isolate F172 chromosome 10, ASM1918654v1, whole genome shotgun sequence includes:
- the LOC125841473 gene encoding uncharacterized protein LOC125841473 isoform X2, with protein MRLYADMPSDTARENASIANSIVTDWKNERGNLGGPGSSCLGVIEGPNRSIAEELTLSSPPIGISSAIEKGKLYSVRYFVIKSLNHENIQLSVNRGIWATQAMNEAILDEAFHNSSKVILIFSVNMSGYFQGYAQMISSVGLRRDQVWSQGNGGRNPWGRSFEVNWLRLYDLPFQRTLHLKNPWNQYKPVKISRDCQELPPDIGEALCELLDGQDALDVDLKMDIFARNDLSSKRPYVDPSLHLGDQDCNASLIPNGTMFYPSLLYQHQIDASRVHVAPQRINGVFSAEESAIASGESKSRQSRHSQRNRSLANLHVDTDMGPQINMWGLPAERSPLASNLTEDDILEMTYEEYLEAYSRGSKRLPHPVSTL; from the exons GTAGTTCATGCCTCGGAGTAATTGAGGGTCCCAATCGTTCTATAGCAGAGGAGCTCACACTTTCATCTCCGCCGATTGGAATTTCAAGTGCAATTGAAAAGGGTAAACTCTATAGCGTAAGATATTTTGTAATCAAGAGTTTGAACCATGAAAATATCCAATTATCAGTAAACAGAGGGATTTGGGCTACTCAAGCCATGAATGAGGCCATTTTGGATGAAGCATTTCAT AATTCCAGCAAGGTTATACTAATATTCAGTGTCAACATGAGTGGGTATTTCCAAGGGTACGCCCAAATGATTTCTTCAGTCGGTTTGAGAAGAGACCAAGTTTGGAGTCAAGGAAATGGTGGTCGTAATCCTTGGGGTCGAAGCTTTGAAGTGAATTGGCTGCGATTGTATGATCTGCCTTTCCAAAGAACTCTTCACCTTAAGAATCCATGGAATCAATACAAACCAGTCAAAATTAGTAGAGATTGTCAG GAGTTACCTCCAGATATTGGTGAAGCTTTATGTGAGCTCCTTGATGGACAGGATGCTTTGGATGTTGATTTGAAAAT GGATATCTTTGCAAGGAATGATCTCTCTTCTAAAAGGCCATATGTAGACCCTTCACTGCATCTTGGAGATCAAGACTGTAATGCATCTCTGATACCTAATGGGACCATGTTTTATCCCTCTTTACTCTACCAACATCAAATTGATGCTAGTAGAGTTCACGTAGCACCTCAGAGAATAAATGGTGTATTTTCTGCTGAGGAGTCAGCCATTGCATCAGGGGAATCAAAGTCGAGACAGTCGAGGCATTCACAGAGGAATAGAAGCCTTGCTAATCTTCATGTAGACACTGACATGGGTCCTCAAATTAACATGTGGGGCTTGCCGGCAGAAAGGAGCCCACTTGCTAGTAATTTGACTGAAGATGACATTCTTGAAATG ACATATGAAGAGTATCTTGAAGCTTATAGCAGAGGCAGCAAAAGATTGCCCCACCCTGTTAGTACTCTTTGA
- the LOC125841473 gene encoding uncharacterized protein LOC125841473 isoform X3: protein MPSDTARENASIANSIVTDWKNERGNLGGPGSSCLGVIEGPNRSIAEELTLSSPPIGISSAIEKGKLYSVRYFVIKSLNHENIQLSVNRGIWATQAMNEAILDEAFHNSSKVILIFSVNMSGYFQGYAQMISSVGLRRDQVWSQGNGGRNPWGRSFEVNWLRLYDLPFQRTLHLKNPWNQYKPVKISRDCQELPPDIGEALCELLDGQDALDVDLKMDIFARNDLSSKRPYVDPSLHLGDQDCNASLIPNGTMFYPSLLYQHQIDASRVHVAPQRINGVFSAEESAIASGESKSRQSRHSQRNRSLANLHVDTDMGPQINMWGLPAERSPLASNLTEDDILEMTYEEYLEAYSRGSKRLPHPVSTL from the exons GTAGTTCATGCCTCGGAGTAATTGAGGGTCCCAATCGTTCTATAGCAGAGGAGCTCACACTTTCATCTCCGCCGATTGGAATTTCAAGTGCAATTGAAAAGGGTAAACTCTATAGCGTAAGATATTTTGTAATCAAGAGTTTGAACCATGAAAATATCCAATTATCAGTAAACAGAGGGATTTGGGCTACTCAAGCCATGAATGAGGCCATTTTGGATGAAGCATTTCAT AATTCCAGCAAGGTTATACTAATATTCAGTGTCAACATGAGTGGGTATTTCCAAGGGTACGCCCAAATGATTTCTTCAGTCGGTTTGAGAAGAGACCAAGTTTGGAGTCAAGGAAATGGTGGTCGTAATCCTTGGGGTCGAAGCTTTGAAGTGAATTGGCTGCGATTGTATGATCTGCCTTTCCAAAGAACTCTTCACCTTAAGAATCCATGGAATCAATACAAACCAGTCAAAATTAGTAGAGATTGTCAG GAGTTACCTCCAGATATTGGTGAAGCTTTATGTGAGCTCCTTGATGGACAGGATGCTTTGGATGTTGATTTGAAAAT GGATATCTTTGCAAGGAATGATCTCTCTTCTAAAAGGCCATATGTAGACCCTTCACTGCATCTTGGAGATCAAGACTGTAATGCATCTCTGATACCTAATGGGACCATGTTTTATCCCTCTTTACTCTACCAACATCAAATTGATGCTAGTAGAGTTCACGTAGCACCTCAGAGAATAAATGGTGTATTTTCTGCTGAGGAGTCAGCCATTGCATCAGGGGAATCAAAGTCGAGACAGTCGAGGCATTCACAGAGGAATAGAAGCCTTGCTAATCTTCATGTAGACACTGACATGGGTCCTCAAATTAACATGTGGGGCTTGCCGGCAGAAAGGAGCCCACTTGCTAGTAATTTGACTGAAGATGACATTCTTGAAATG ACATATGAAGAGTATCTTGAAGCTTATAGCAGAGGCAGCAAAAGATTGCCCCACCCTGTTAGTACTCTTTGA